Proteins encoded in a region of the Dreissena polymorpha isolate Duluth1 chromosome 6, UMN_Dpol_1.0, whole genome shotgun sequence genome:
- the LOC127835606 gene encoding uncharacterized protein LOC127835606, producing the protein MSQGKDVIFTNVTVNEGQGYNRSNGRFTVSVPGLYVFTVQHCIQDAKYSGLEIVHQGKTLQRAVYQEGDLIHSCSYEHIDTVQSCSSMQAFTMAAMADQIWVKTTETCYFFEDYMRYTSFSSALIHT; encoded by the coding sequence ATGTCGCAAGGGAAAGACGTAATTTTTACTAATGTAACTGTCAACGAAGGTCAAGGTTATAACCGGTCCAATGGCAGATTCACCGTGTCAGTCCCTGGTCTGTATGTGTTCACAGTTCAACATTGCATACAAGATGCGAAGTATTCCGGCCTGGAAATTGTACACCAAGGGAAAACACTGCAACGGGCAGTGTATCAGGAGGGTGATCTCATACATTCGTGCTCGTACGAGCATATTGATACCGTCCAATCGTGTTCCTCTATGCAGGCATTTACAATGGCTGCAATGGCGGATCAAATATGGGTAAAGACCACGGAGACGTGTTATTTCTTCGAGGACTATATGCGCTATACATCATTTTCCAGCGCACTGATTCATACATAA